The following coding sequences lie in one Candidatus Eremiobacterota bacterium genomic window:
- a CDS encoding SpoIIE family protein phosphatase has translation MSRRFHAPIVLTLAFLTVVVVLLFTGGLFVRKVVGGAFRDAELVRIARVHLADMLKQQLDEETGVRGYSAVRIPVLLDAYYGGRANLPLYFRRVRADLEALKVTEALRPLHDAARTNYRWVHEIAFPLIAHPRSRQRLQLRGKTLVDRFRIDSAIIDADLARRTAAVNAGAQRAVVLVGLLALGAIVAVVLAAVLFTVQQYRLAQRLDRERSYSERERRRAAELRAAYEAEKRIADVLQQAFSERIFPAVPALSFSATYIPATEQAKVGGDWYDALQLSEDRVLLAIGDVTGHGIEAVVAMNKARQLLIGSALLDATPSQVLARVNSELVRAKSPIITALAAVLDTRTGEFAYCAAGHPPPVLLEPGSRARLLEFGSLPLGVDSGVEYRTRSVQTTPGTLIVLYTDGAIEYARDLAAGESALLRAVESAAECAAPNAAAVIRESIFSSQKVADDVAILTVRLSETGGVSVGGQAADSAISAEVRTRNARKVNPSRLRRSA, from the coding sequence GTGAGCCGGCGCTTCCACGCGCCGATCGTGTTGACGCTCGCTTTTCTGACGGTGGTCGTCGTCTTGCTCTTTACCGGAGGTCTTTTCGTTCGAAAAGTCGTGGGAGGAGCGTTTCGCGACGCCGAGCTCGTGCGCATCGCCCGGGTCCACTTAGCGGATATGCTCAAGCAGCAGCTCGACGAGGAAACCGGCGTGCGCGGTTATTCCGCCGTTCGCATTCCCGTTCTGCTCGACGCATACTATGGCGGCCGCGCCAATCTTCCGCTGTACTTCCGCCGCGTTCGGGCCGATCTTGAGGCCCTCAAGGTCACCGAGGCATTGCGCCCGCTGCACGATGCCGCACGAACCAATTATCGCTGGGTGCACGAGATCGCATTTCCGCTCATCGCACACCCACGCTCGCGTCAGCGTTTGCAATTGCGTGGCAAGACGCTCGTGGATCGTTTTCGCATCGATTCAGCCATCATCGACGCGGACCTTGCGCGCCGGACAGCCGCGGTCAACGCGGGCGCGCAGCGAGCGGTCGTGTTGGTCGGTCTGCTGGCGCTCGGAGCGATCGTTGCCGTCGTCTTGGCGGCCGTGCTCTTCACCGTCCAGCAGTATCGACTGGCCCAGCGGCTTGATCGCGAACGGAGCTATTCAGAACGCGAACGGCGCCGCGCTGCAGAACTCCGCGCCGCCTACGAAGCGGAAAAGCGGATCGCCGACGTTCTTCAGCAAGCTTTTTCAGAGCGTATCTTTCCGGCCGTGCCGGCGCTAAGCTTCAGCGCGACCTATATTCCGGCAACGGAGCAAGCGAAGGTCGGCGGCGACTGGTACGATGCACTGCAACTCTCCGAAGACCGCGTGCTGCTCGCCATTGGCGACGTCACCGGGCACGGTATCGAAGCGGTCGTCGCCATGAATAAGGCGCGTCAACTGCTCATTGGCTCGGCGCTGCTTGACGCAACGCCGTCGCAGGTGCTTGCCCGGGTCAACTCGGAGCTCGTCCGCGCGAAATCGCCGATCATCACCGCACTCGCCGCGGTCCTCGATACGAGAACCGGCGAGTTCGCATACTGCGCTGCGGGCCATCCCCCGCCCGTGCTGTTGGAGCCGGGTTCGCGCGCCAGGCTGCTGGAGTTCGGATCGCTGCCGCTGGGCGTCGATTCTGGGGTCGAGTATCGAACGCGTAGCGTCCAAACGACACCAGGGACATTGATCGTGCTTTACACGGACGGCGCGATTGAATACGCGCGCGACCTCGCCGCCGGTGAATCCGCATTGCTCCGAGCCGTGGAATCTGCGGCAGAGTGCGCGGCTCCCAATGCGGCGGCCGTCATTCGCGAAAGCATTTTTTCTAGCCAAAAAGTTGCCGATGACGTCGCTATTCTGACGGTGCGGCTCTCGGAAACCGGTGGCGTCTCGGTCGGCGGCCAAGCCGCGGACTCGGCGATAAGCGCGGAGGTGAGAACGAGAAACGCCCGCAAGGTAAATCCGAGCCGGCTGCGGAGGAGTGCGTGA
- the rlmB gene encoding 23S rRNA (guanosine(2251)-2'-O)-methyltransferase RlmB — MERRRFAPLDFDDLVYGIHAVHEALAAGEQLRLVHVASDRSKDGALRALLAQAKERNVPVRFEGRAFFDRVPFKAHQGVVAIAPPFEYASLYDVLACQPAPNWGRLIVVLDHLTDPHNVGAIIRTAEAAGAAGVVIPDRRSAGINATARKAAAGAAAHIAIARVPNIADAIRVMKKAGIWVAGADLTSAAVDFWDADFNRDLALVIGAEGTGLAQLVKRECDYLVKLPMRGRVGALNASVAAAVLIYEAVRQRECSLRP; from the coding sequence GTGGAGCGTCGCCGTTTCGCCCCTCTAGATTTCGACGACCTCGTTTACGGCATCCACGCCGTGCACGAGGCGCTTGCCGCCGGCGAACAACTGCGTCTGGTGCATGTCGCGAGCGACCGTTCCAAAGACGGCGCGCTTCGGGCCCTCCTTGCCCAAGCAAAAGAGCGCAACGTGCCGGTGCGTTTCGAAGGCCGCGCGTTCTTCGATCGCGTTCCTTTCAAAGCGCATCAGGGTGTCGTCGCCATCGCGCCGCCTTTTGAATACGCTTCACTGTACGACGTACTGGCCTGCCAACCGGCACCGAACTGGGGGCGCCTGATCGTCGTCTTGGATCACCTCACCGATCCGCATAACGTGGGCGCCATTATTCGTACCGCCGAGGCGGCGGGGGCCGCCGGCGTCGTGATACCGGATCGCCGTTCCGCGGGCATCAACGCAACAGCACGAAAAGCCGCCGCCGGAGCCGCAGCCCATATCGCGATCGCCCGCGTCCCGAATATCGCGGACGCCATTCGGGTGATGAAAAAAGCCGGAATCTGGGTTGCCGGAGCCGATCTGACCTCTGCCGCCGTGGATTTCTGGGATGCCGATTTCAACCGGGACCTAGCCTTGGTCATCGGCGCCGAGGGGACCGGCCTCGCCCAACTGGTCAAACGTGAGTGCGACTACTTGGTTAAGCTCCCCATGCGGGGGCGGGTAGGCGCGCTGAACGCCTCGGTTGCGGCCGCGGTTCTGATCTACGAGGCGGTTCGCCAGCGAGAGTGCTCGCTTCGTCCTTGA
- a CDS encoding error-prone DNA polymerase, whose amino-acid sequence MIADGYAELHAWSNFSFLQGGSHPEELIECAAELGLAAIALTDRDGLYGMVRFSTYARQRQVEAIVGSELTFEDGARLVLLVENELGYANLCDLISRAQMRGRKGDARLRFEDFAARSDGLMALAGGPFGYIDRARAVAYKEIFGERFYIELQQHLTAEETCRNLLLVELAHACAIDCVATNAIVYARKDDALLADVLACVRDGTTLQAARAANALRPNAEFYLKSPRAMQRLFAQYPKAIAASVEIARRCRFRLERLTGQFPLFPVPDGSSPQRCLRKLVYDGAAKRYPRPLETKVERQLEYELGLIAKMDLAGYFLIVWDIVRAAGELGVLCQGRGSAANSAVCYALGITAVDPIAMDLLFERFMSEERREIPDIDIDFAHQDREKVIQYVYERYGRANAAMVAEVICYRTRSAIRDVGKALGLTLEEVDAVAREFDAREELPDDAGPEMLFSICRRIANFPRHLGIHSGGMLITRDPLMRVAPIEWATMRDRTVVQWDKDDLQDLGLIKIDLLGLGMLSLLREAFTIYGRCVARDDSWLPSEVARDVELHTIPIGDHATYAMMQRADTIGVFQIESRAQQSMLPRLKPACFYDIVMQVAIIRPGPIQGQMIHPFLRRRCGLEPVTYPHPKLKPVLERTLGVPLFQEQGMRLAIEAAGFSAGEADQLRRAMGHKRSRARMEAMHAKLVNGMIANGIDRVAAEQLFHMLEGFADYGFPESHAASFALLAYASAYLKCRLPAVFAAAILNVQPMGFYSTEVLVNDARRHGVTIKPIEVNASEYWSHVERDGSLRLGFHLVRGLGEAQQKHLEEAIARGTFDNVLVFAQRTRLGREALENLAIAGAFAPWYASRREAMWALRGLDEREARGELGALMDVEEPHAELAAAPAKTLVAFDLWSTGVTPAGHVMEHFRSFLASKNVVPAAQLAKLPRNSACRVGGLVITRQRPGTAKGFVFLTLEDETGLVNVIVRPDVYETYRRPIRSSSTLIIEGTLQKESACIDVIAKKIQSFDDEGITRTVAVHSFQ is encoded by the coding sequence ATGATCGCCGACGGTTACGCAGAGTTACATGCGTGGTCCAATTTTAGTTTTTTGCAGGGAGGCTCGCATCCGGAAGAGCTGATCGAGTGTGCCGCCGAGCTGGGATTGGCGGCGATCGCGCTCACCGATCGTGACGGGCTCTATGGCATGGTGCGGTTTTCGACCTATGCGCGTCAGCGTCAAGTCGAAGCCATCGTCGGCAGCGAGCTTACCTTTGAAGACGGCGCCCGTCTCGTACTCTTGGTTGAAAACGAGCTTGGTTATGCGAACCTTTGCGATTTGATTTCGCGCGCGCAGATGCGCGGCCGCAAAGGGGACGCACGGTTGCGATTTGAGGATTTTGCGGCGCGCAGCGACGGATTGATGGCGCTCGCCGGTGGGCCGTTTGGGTACATCGACCGCGCGCGTGCGGTAGCGTATAAAGAAATTTTTGGCGAGCGCTTCTATATCGAACTGCAGCAGCATCTTACAGCGGAGGAGACGTGCCGCAACCTGCTGCTCGTCGAACTCGCCCATGCATGCGCGATTGATTGCGTCGCCACCAATGCAATCGTCTATGCGCGCAAGGACGATGCGCTTCTCGCCGACGTGCTTGCCTGCGTGCGCGACGGCACGACATTGCAAGCGGCGCGTGCCGCCAATGCTCTACGTCCGAATGCGGAGTTTTATTTGAAATCCCCGCGCGCCATGCAGCGGCTGTTTGCGCAGTATCCGAAGGCGATCGCGGCCAGTGTCGAGATAGCGCGGCGCTGCCGCTTCAGGCTGGAGCGCTTGACCGGGCAGTTTCCGCTCTTTCCCGTACCCGACGGAAGCTCCCCACAGCGATGCCTTCGAAAGCTCGTCTACGATGGCGCCGCAAAGCGCTATCCAAGGCCGCTCGAGACCAAAGTCGAGCGGCAACTCGAATACGAGCTCGGTCTTATCGCCAAGATGGATCTTGCCGGTTATTTCTTGATCGTTTGGGACATCGTGCGCGCCGCCGGCGAACTCGGAGTGCTCTGTCAAGGGCGCGGCTCTGCGGCAAACTCGGCCGTTTGCTACGCACTAGGTATTACGGCAGTCGATCCGATCGCGATGGACTTGCTCTTCGAACGATTCATGTCCGAAGAGCGGCGAGAAATTCCCGATATTGACATCGATTTCGCTCATCAAGATCGCGAGAAGGTCATTCAATACGTATACGAACGGTACGGCCGCGCGAATGCGGCGATGGTTGCCGAGGTAATCTGCTATCGAACGCGCTCGGCCATTCGCGACGTCGGCAAAGCGCTGGGCCTCACGCTTGAGGAAGTCGACGCTGTTGCGCGAGAGTTCGACGCGCGCGAAGAGTTACCCGACGATGCAGGACCGGAAATGCTCTTTTCAATTTGCCGGCGCATCGCCAATTTTCCGCGTCACTTAGGCATTCATTCCGGCGGCATGCTGATCACGCGCGACCCGCTGATGCGCGTCGCGCCGATCGAATGGGCTACTATGCGCGATCGGACCGTCGTGCAATGGGACAAAGACGACTTGCAAGATCTCGGTTTGATCAAAATCGACCTGCTCGGTTTGGGCATGCTTTCGCTCTTGCGCGAGGCCTTTACGATTTACGGACGCTGCGTTGCGCGCGACGACTCCTGGTTGCCCTCTGAGGTGGCGCGTGACGTCGAGTTGCACACGATTCCGATCGGCGACCACGCAACGTACGCCATGATGCAGCGTGCCGATACGATCGGAGTCTTTCAGATCGAATCGCGCGCCCAGCAATCGATGCTGCCGCGTCTGAAGCCAGCCTGTTTTTACGACATCGTCATGCAAGTTGCCATCATTCGCCCCGGACCGATTCAAGGGCAAATGATTCATCCGTTTCTGCGTCGCCGTTGCGGACTAGAACCGGTGACGTACCCGCACCCAAAGCTTAAACCGGTGCTGGAGCGAACCCTCGGCGTGCCGCTCTTCCAAGAGCAGGGCATGCGTTTGGCGATTGAGGCGGCCGGCTTTTCCGCGGGAGAGGCCGACCAGCTTCGTCGCGCCATGGGGCACAAGCGATCGCGTGCGCGGATGGAAGCAATGCACGCAAAGCTCGTCAACGGCATGATTGCCAACGGCATCGATCGCGTCGCCGCCGAGCAGCTTTTCCATATGCTTGAGGGCTTTGCCGATTACGGCTTTCCGGAATCGCACGCAGCAAGCTTCGCACTACTGGCATATGCGTCGGCCTATTTGAAATGCCGGCTTCCCGCGGTCTTCGCTGCGGCGATTCTCAACGTGCAGCCGATGGGCTTTTATTCGACTGAAGTGCTGGTTAACGATGCTCGCCGCCACGGCGTGACGATCAAGCCGATTGAAGTGAACGCCAGCGAATATTGGTCGCACGTCGAGCGCGACGGATCGCTGCGATTGGGCTTTCACCTCGTACGCGGTCTCGGCGAAGCGCAGCAAAAGCATCTAGAAGAGGCAATCGCCCGGGGCACGTTCGATAACGTGCTCGTTTTTGCGCAACGCACTCGGCTCGGGCGCGAAGCGCTAGAGAACCTCGCGATTGCGGGCGCATTCGCGCCGTGGTATGCGTCGCGCCGCGAGGCAATGTGGGCCCTGCGCGGACTCGACGAGCGCGAAGCGCGCGGCGAACTGGGCGCTCTGATGGACGTTGAGGAACCCCACGCTGAATTGGCAGCGGCGCCGGCAAAAACACTCGTTGCTTTCGATCTTTGGTCAACCGGAGTCACGCCGGCGGGTCATGTGATGGAGCATTTTCGCTCGTTCCTCGCATCGAAGAACGTCGTCCCCGCCGCGCAGCTCGCGAAGCTACCGCGAAACAGCGCGTGTCGCGTCGGGGGCCTCGTCATCACGCGACAGCGCCCGGGGACTGCAAAGGGCTTCGTCTTTTTAACGCTCGAAGATGAGACCGGCCTCGTTAACGTGATCGTGCGTCCCGACGTCTACGAAACCTACCGCCGTCCGATTCGCTCCTCGTCGACGCTCATCATCGAGGGAACGCTGCAAAAAGAGAGCGCCTGCATCGACGTTATCGCGAAAAAAATCCAGAGCTTCGACGATGAGGGCATCACTCGGACCGTCGCCGTCCACAGTTTTCAGTAA
- a CDS encoding glutathione S-transferase family protein — translation MTTKAQFPDEEATDGSFVRQDDAFRDWVRAAGGSDFPAEAGRYHLYVSLACPWASRTVIARKLKGLEDAIGMTVVDPIRDERGWRFDAAQPDPVNGWDFLSEAYSATDPGYRGRVTVPVLWDKQRKRIVSNCDDDILRMFESEFDDFAKNPGLDLYPVDLRSQIDELNNFLYEDFNNGVYKAGFATSQAAYESAAYGVFITIDAMEERLAYRRYLFGAQPVETDWRFFVTLVRFDPVYYGHFKCNLRRIVDYPNLYGYLRDLYQIEGIAETVNFDHIKRHYYMTHNDINPTGIVPIGPVMDLNAPHDRESLGEQ, via the coding sequence ATGACGACCAAGGCACAGTTTCCCGACGAAGAAGCAACTGACGGCAGCTTCGTGCGACAAGACGATGCTTTTCGCGATTGGGTTCGGGCCGCCGGCGGCTCAGATTTTCCCGCGGAGGCAGGCCGGTATCATCTCTACGTTTCACTGGCCTGCCCGTGGGCATCGCGTACCGTCATCGCCCGTAAACTCAAAGGCCTGGAGGATGCCATCGGCATGACGGTCGTCGATCCGATTCGCGACGAACGGGGCTGGCGGTTCGACGCTGCCCAGCCCGACCCGGTGAACGGCTGGGACTTCTTGAGCGAAGCGTATTCCGCAACGGATCCGGGTTATCGCGGACGCGTCACGGTGCCGGTGCTCTGGGACAAGCAACGCAAACGCATCGTCAGCAATTGCGACGACGACATCTTGCGCATGTTCGAGAGTGAATTCGATGACTTTGCGAAGAATCCGGGCCTGGATCTTTACCCGGTCGACCTTCGTTCGCAGATCGATGAGCTCAATAACTTTCTCTACGAAGATTTCAACAACGGGGTCTACAAGGCTGGATTTGCGACGTCGCAAGCAGCTTACGAATCGGCAGCGTATGGCGTCTTCATCACGATCGACGCCATGGAAGAGCGCCTGGCGTATCGGCGGTATCTGTTCGGCGCCCAGCCGGTCGAAACGGACTGGCGATTCTTCGTAACTCTCGTACGCTTCGACCCGGTTTATTACGGCCACTTCAAGTGCAATCTGCGGCGAATAGTCGACTATCCGAACCTCTACGGCTATCTACGCGATCTCTACCAGATCGAGGGCATCGCAGAGACCGTCAATTTCGATCACATCAAGCGTCACTATTACATGACCCATAACGATATCAATCCGACCGGCATCGTCCCCATTGGCCCGGTCATGGATCTCAACGCGCCGCACGATCGCGAATCCCTGGGCGAGCAATAA
- the msrB gene encoding peptide-methionine (R)-S-oxide reductase MsrB produces the protein MHHKELILKHDVTPEVQKSEEEWKALLGSQRYHILREAGTEAPFSGSLLAIDDAGTYLCGACGQPLFTADAKFESHCGWPSFTRPEEQENVRLLDDSSHGMHRTEVRCKRCDSHLGHVFDDGPGPEGKRYCINSASLDFSPSSRP, from the coding sequence ATGCACCATAAGGAGCTCATCTTGAAACACGACGTCACGCCGGAAGTCCAAAAGAGCGAAGAAGAGTGGAAGGCGCTGCTCGGGTCGCAGCGATACCACATCCTGCGCGAGGCAGGAACGGAAGCGCCGTTCTCAGGGTCGCTTCTCGCGATCGATGACGCCGGAACCTATCTCTGCGGCGCGTGCGGACAACCGCTCTTTACCGCCGACGCAAAGTTTGAATCGCATTGCGGCTGGCCGAGTTTTACGCGTCCGGAAGAACAGGAAAACGTGCGGCTGCTCGACGACTCTAGTCACGGCATGCACCGCACTGAAGTGCGGTGCAAACGCTGCGATTCGCACCTTGGCCACGTCTTCGACGATGGCCCCGGCCCCGAAGGGAAACGCTATTGCATCAACTCCGCGTCGCTCGACTTTTCGCCCTCGTCGCGGCCGTAG
- a CDS encoding ATP-binding protein → MKRASALSLHCPAHSRCVAPARHALAAFLRALEFDRHLLEDVTTAAGEALANIVEHAYADGGDEADGRYLELTAEFDGSGTLAVDVADGGSFIARHSLPGRGFGLRIIRTIAQRLTIDTAAGTRLRMVFECKS, encoded by the coding sequence GTGAAGCGCGCGTCCGCGTTGAGTCTTCATTGCCCGGCGCACTCGCGGTGCGTCGCCCCGGCACGTCATGCGCTCGCCGCATTCTTGCGCGCGCTCGAGTTCGATCGCCATTTGCTGGAAGACGTTACTACCGCCGCCGGCGAGGCCTTGGCGAATATCGTCGAGCACGCATACGCGGACGGCGGCGACGAGGCGGACGGGCGCTACCTTGAACTGACAGCCGAGTTCGACGGTAGCGGTACGCTGGCCGTCGACGTCGCGGATGGCGGATCGTTCATCGCGCGGCACTCTTTGCCCGGCCGCGGATTCGGTCTGCGAATTATCCGAACCATCGCACAACGTCTGACGATCGATACCGCAGCCGGCACGCGATTGCGAATGGTATTCGAGTGCAAAAGTTGA
- a CDS encoding cysteine--tRNA ligase, which produces MKLYNTRTRSIEVFEPLRAGEVRIYVCGLTPSAQAHLGHARSFLFFDVLRRYLAHRGYRVTYVQNVTDIDDRSIGAARETGEYYHDIVERFYAEFKGSMRRLGVLEYDAEPYATEFIEPIQAIIRELIASGHAYVTRDGIYYRVATFANYGHLANRNLDELEAGARIEVDERKEDPLDFALWKFAKPDEPRWPFDPYGDGRPGWHIECSAMARELLDPDGVGFDIHGGGADLIFPHHENEIAQSEPLMARPPMANFWIHGGLLLFDNRKMAKSLGNFEPLGELLRRHDPQAIRWLFLQTGYRKVMNFTEESISAAGLGLARIKAAYRNTSPASDGEPIAAAELDARMEAALDDDMNTAAAMAVLYDTVSHSTPSRERLEYWLRILGIEPNSAWLEQPAAELPPNFSDRLQHSLRELHVGVDMSAIDGATAEEAIERVVALRNDARRERNWKASDQLRDALARCGIEVQDSKEGTTWSVAVSPL; this is translated from the coding sequence TTGAAACTCTATAATACACGCACGCGCAGCATCGAGGTGTTCGAGCCGCTACGCGCGGGCGAGGTTCGCATCTACGTTTGCGGTCTCACCCCGTCGGCTCAGGCGCACCTCGGCCACGCCCGCTCCTTCCTGTTTTTCGACGTGTTACGCCGTTATCTCGCGCACCGCGGTTACCGGGTGACCTATGTGCAGAACGTCACGGACATTGACGATCGCAGCATCGGCGCCGCCCGGGAAACCGGCGAATATTACCACGACATCGTCGAACGTTTTTACGCCGAGTTCAAGGGATCGATGCGACGACTCGGCGTGCTCGAGTACGATGCGGAGCCCTACGCTACCGAATTCATCGAACCGATCCAGGCGATAATTCGCGAGTTAATCGCGAGCGGACATGCGTACGTCACTCGCGATGGGATTTATTATCGCGTCGCGACCTTTGCTAATTACGGGCACCTGGCCAATCGCAACCTCGACGAACTCGAGGCAGGCGCCCGCATCGAGGTAGACGAGCGCAAGGAGGATCCGCTCGACTTTGCATTGTGGAAGTTCGCTAAGCCGGACGAGCCTCGCTGGCCGTTCGATCCGTACGGAGACGGGCGCCCCGGCTGGCACATCGAGTGCTCCGCGATGGCTCGCGAGCTGCTCGATCCTGATGGGGTCGGTTTTGACATTCACGGCGGTGGTGCGGACTTGATCTTCCCGCATCACGAAAACGAAATCGCGCAGAGCGAGCCGTTGATGGCCCGCCCCCCGATGGCAAACTTTTGGATTCACGGCGGCCTGCTGCTCTTCGACAATCGCAAGATGGCAAAGTCGCTCGGCAATTTCGAACCTCTCGGGGAGTTGCTGCGACGGCACGACCCGCAAGCGATTCGCTGGCTCTTTTTGCAGACCGGATATCGCAAAGTGATGAACTTCACCGAAGAGTCGATCTCAGCCGCGGGCCTCGGGCTTGCCCGCATCAAGGCGGCGTACCGCAACACTTCACCGGCAAGCGACGGCGAACCGATCGCAGCCGCGGAGCTCGACGCGCGCATGGAAGCGGCGCTCGACGACGACATGAATACGGCCGCTGCCATGGCGGTACTCTACGACACGGTAAGTCACTCGACACCGAGCCGGGAGCGTCTCGAGTATTGGCTTCGCATATTGGGGATCGAGCCGAACTCCGCGTGGCTTGAGCAACCTGCCGCCGAGCTTCCGCCGAACTTCTCGGATCGTTTGCAGCACTCTCTGCGCGAACTCCACGTTGGTGTGGATATGAGCGCGATTGACGGCGCAACCGCGGAGGAGGCCATCGAGCGCGTCGTGGCGCTGCGCAACGACGCCCGGCGCGAGAGAAACTGGAAGGCGTCCGATCAGCTGCGCGATGCCCTGGCGCGCTGCGGAATCGAAGTGCAAGATTCCAAGGAAGGCACGACGTGGAGCGTCGCCGTTTCGCCCCTCTAG
- the sigH gene encoding RNA polymerase sporulation sigma factor SigH — MAMTHPVSDGVEYQQRVDEDLVAIAKTGDNLAMEYLLNKYKNFVRIKAKSYFLIGADREDIIQEGMIGLYKAVRDFKADKLSSFRAFAELCITRQIITAIKTATRQKHIPLNQYISLNKPIYDEDSERTLLDVMASQKTSDPEELVVTQEVSDDIRQRIRQNLSELESQVLESYLEGKSYQEMARDLGRHVKSIDNALQRVKRKIEKNLAEFEFQ, encoded by the coding sequence ATGGCTATGACCCATCCCGTCTCGGACGGAGTGGAGTACCAGCAGCGGGTCGACGAAGATCTCGTCGCCATCGCGAAGACCGGCGACAATCTCGCGATGGAATATCTGCTCAACAAATATAAGAATTTCGTTCGGATCAAGGCCAAGAGCTACTTTCTGATCGGCGCCGACCGCGAGGACATCATTCAAGAAGGAATGATCGGGCTGTACAAGGCCGTGCGCGATTTTAAAGCCGATAAGCTTTCGAGCTTCCGTGCCTTCGCCGAACTCTGCATCACTCGGCAGATCATCACCGCGATCAAGACCGCGACGCGCCAGAAGCACATCCCGCTCAATCAGTACATCTCACTAAACAAGCCCATCTACGATGAAGATAGCGAGCGTACGCTTCTCGACGTAATGGCGTCGCAAAAGACCTCCGACCCTGAAGAGCTCGTCGTGACGCAAGAAGTTTCCGACGACATCCGCCAGCGGATCCGTCAGAATCTCTCGGAGCTCGAGTCGCAGGTGCTCGAATCTTATCTGGAAGGCAAGAGCTATCAGGAGATGGCGCGCGATCTGGGGCGCCACGTGAAGTCTATTGACAACGCGTTGCAACGCGTGAAGCGCAAGATCGAAAAGAATCTCGCGGAGTTCGAATTCCAGTAA
- a CDS encoding extracellular solute-binding protein, translating to MHQLRVARLFALVAAVAGALSFSAMRVQAMQSLTVLYAGSLVTPMEGPIKSALQARGVDFQGEPGGSKELANFILAGIRSPDVFISVDPKLVGKLGPRVMTATTFGGTSLGIAWPPHSRFAALFDSVVAGQTTLQQALQRQELRLGRTDPRLDPKGAYTVQGVTMWLGIDGERRLLGDDENPSQIFPEQDLLARVETGQVDAGFFYRTEAIARGWHFVPLPGAAALTDRITYTLAVMKDAPHPQTARDFAEFILRGDGRPILERAGITYLHEVSP from the coding sequence TTGCATCAACTCCGCGTCGCTCGACTTTTCGCCCTCGTCGCGGCCGTAGCCGGCGCGCTCTCGTTCAGCGCGATGCGCGTGCAGGCAATGCAGAGTCTCACCGTGCTCTACGCTGGATCATTGGTGACGCCGATGGAGGGGCCGATCAAGTCTGCGCTGCAAGCGCGCGGCGTCGATTTCCAAGGCGAGCCCGGCGGCAGTAAGGAGCTGGCAAACTTCATCCTCGCCGGGATCCGATCGCCCGACGTCTTTATCAGCGTCGACCCCAAGTTGGTCGGAAAGCTCGGTCCCCGAGTCATGACCGCCACGACGTTTGGGGGTACGAGCCTCGGCATCGCTTGGCCACCGCATTCGCGCTTCGCCGCTCTTTTCGATAGTGTCGTTGCCGGGCAAACGACATTGCAACAGGCGCTCCAACGCCAAGAGCTACGGCTTGGACGCACCGATCCGCGGCTGGATCCAAAGGGCGCTTATACCGTGCAAGGCGTGACGATGTGGCTAGGGATCGACGGCGAGCGCCGGCTGCTGGGCGACGACGAAAATCCGTCGCAAATTTTCCCCGAGCAAGACCTCCTAGCCCGCGTGGAGACGGGACAGGTCGACGCCGGATTCTTCTATCGTACCGAGGCAATCGCGCGCGGTTGGCACTTCGTCCCACTTCCCGGCGCCGCGGCGCTGACCGACCGAATTACCTATACGCTCGCCGTCATGAAAGATGCACCGCACCCGCAAACCGCGCGAGACTTTGCCGAGTTCATCCTTCGCGGCGACGGGCGCCCGATTCTCGAGCGCGCCGGGATCACGTACCTTCACGAAGTCTCGCCCTGA
- a CDS encoding anti-sigma factor antagonist, with the protein MTDTEAIKIVQFKGELEIGRKGEIHDALAAVHDARAILVDLAEVSYADSIALTELLRFCVKAQREERPVALLIQTPQFARLIQYAGLASSFKVFAQNAEALEYLQTSIRS; encoded by the coding sequence GTGACCGATACCGAAGCTATCAAGATCGTTCAGTTCAAGGGCGAGCTCGAGATTGGACGTAAGGGCGAGATACACGACGCTTTGGCGGCCGTGCACGATGCCCGAGCGATTCTCGTCGACCTCGCCGAAGTATCCTATGCCGATTCCATCGCCTTGACCGAGCTGCTGCGATTTTGTGTCAAGGCTCAACGCGAGGAACGGCCGGTAGCATTGCTGATTCAAACGCCGCAGTTCGCGCGTCTGATTCAATACGCGGGATTGGCGAGTTCGTTTAAGGTTTTCGCTCAGAATGCCGAGGCGTTGGAGTATCTCCAAACGAGCATCCGGTCGTGA